The following are from one region of the Methyloversatilis discipulorum genome:
- a CDS encoding TonB-dependent receptor domain-containing protein, whose protein sequence is MHSLTSVAALLAGAGLLSSPLYAQTHVLEPVVVTATRVEQRVSDTLSDVSVIDREQIEAAGQSTLTELLARQPGVQMSGNGGAGASVDYFIRGSDSRQTVVLIDGVRVGSGSSGTAALQYLPLSQIERIEVLRGPASAVFGADAIGGVIQIFTRRGDDGLQGEAFAGGGSYGTSEGSASLRGGDGRWRFALGAGVTSSRGFSSTSPRINEGVSVARRAHNPDHDGYLNQNFSGSLSFTPHAGTEIGVSALASKGYNEFDSGLSFPNTRNDFDNDSATIYLTHAWNDALSTTLRSGRSVEDFISYARTSPLGNHFRTEQYNHALEARVKLPLGTLFGSVERLEQDVLSTTPTAVNIDTERKIDSLQLGWSGAIDRHSLQLNTRHDRYSTSSQHKTTGNVAYGYRLTDEWRLHGGYGTAFRLPTFNQLFFPGFGNPDLAPESSRNKEAGVVWQRKGSRAALTAYDNKVRNLINTVTVSPGVSEARNVGEARLRGLTFDGSTYLFGHTELQGSVDLLDATDQDSGDRLQRRAVQTGQLRVIQHMTRGRVGIEIQSTGDRYSNADETRRLGGYTLLNLFAVWKLSPEVALEARVNNVTDKDYTTVFGYNMAGSSVFAGLRYTPQF, encoded by the coding sequence ATGCACAGCCTTACCTCGGTCGCCGCGCTGCTTGCCGGCGCCGGCCTTCTTTCCTCTCCGCTGTATGCCCAGACGCATGTGCTGGAGCCTGTCGTCGTCACCGCTACCCGCGTCGAGCAGCGCGTGTCGGACACCTTGTCCGACGTCAGCGTCATCGATCGTGAACAGATCGAGGCGGCCGGCCAGTCGACGCTGACCGAACTGCTGGCGCGCCAGCCGGGTGTGCAGATGAGCGGCAACGGCGGTGCCGGTGCCAGCGTCGATTACTTCATCCGCGGCAGCGACTCGCGGCAGACCGTGGTGCTGATCGACGGCGTGCGCGTCGGTTCGGGTTCCAGCGGCACCGCCGCGCTGCAGTACCTGCCGCTGTCGCAGATCGAGCGCATCGAAGTGCTGCGCGGTCCGGCCTCCGCCGTATTCGGCGCCGACGCGATCGGCGGCGTGATCCAGATCTTCACCCGCCGTGGCGACGATGGACTGCAGGGCGAGGCGTTCGCCGGCGGCGGCAGCTACGGCACCTCCGAGGGCAGCGCCAGCCTGCGCGGCGGCGATGGCCGCTGGCGCTTCGCACTGGGCGCCGGCGTGACCAGCAGCCGCGGCTTCAGTTCGACCAGCCCACGCATCAATGAAGGCGTGTCGGTGGCGCGGCGCGCCCACAACCCGGATCACGACGGCTACCTGAACCAGAACTTCAGCGGCAGCCTGAGCTTCACGCCGCACGCAGGCACCGAGATCGGCGTCAGCGCGCTGGCCAGCAAGGGCTACAACGAGTTCGACTCCGGTCTGAGCTTCCCGAACACGCGCAATGATTTCGACAACGACAGTGCGACCATCTATCTGACCCACGCGTGGAACGACGCCCTGTCGACCACGTTGCGCAGCGGCCGCTCGGTCGAGGACTTCATCAGCTACGCCCGCACCTCACCGCTGGGCAACCATTTCCGCACCGAGCAGTACAACCACGCGCTGGAGGCACGCGTGAAGCTGCCTCTGGGCACGCTGTTCGGCAGCGTCGAGCGGCTGGAGCAGGACGTGCTGTCGACCACGCCGACCGCGGTGAACATCGACACCGAACGCAAGATCGACTCGCTGCAGCTCGGCTGGTCCGGCGCCATCGACCGCCACAGCCTGCAGCTGAATACCCGCCACGACCGCTACAGCACCAGCTCGCAGCACAAGACCACCGGCAACGTCGCCTACGGCTATCGGCTGACCGATGAATGGCGGCTGCATGGCGGTTACGGTACCGCCTTCCGTCTGCCCACTTTCAACCAGCTGTTCTTCCCCGGTTTCGGCAATCCGGATCTGGCGCCGGAGTCGTCGCGCAACAAGGAGGCCGGCGTGGTGTGGCAGCGCAAGGGCTCGCGCGCTGCGCTTACCGCCTACGACAACAAGGTGCGCAACCTGATCAACACGGTCACCGTGTCGCCCGGCGTGTCGGAGGCGCGCAACGTCGGCGAGGCGCGTCTGCGCGGCCTGACCTTCGACGGCTCGACCTATCTGTTCGGCCACACCGAGCTGCAGGGTTCGGTCGACCTGCTCGACGCGACCGACCAGGACAGCGGCGACCGCCTGCAGCGGCGCGCCGTGCAGACCGGTCAGCTGCGCGTCATCCAGCACATGACGCGCGGCCGCGTCGGCATCGAGATCCAGAGCACCGGCGACCGCTACTCGAACGCCGACGAGACGCGCCGGCTCGGCGGCTACACGCTGCTGAACCTGTTTGCCGTCTGGAAGCTGTCACCCGAGGTGGCACTTGAAGCACGCGTGAACAACGTGACCGACAAGGACTACACCACCGTGTTCGGCTACAACATGGCCGGCAGCAGCGTGTTCGCCGGCCTGCGCTACACGCCGCAGTTCTGA